One window from the genome of Rufibacter tibetensis encodes:
- a CDS encoding acyltransferase family protein, translating to MKKIFFPHLDGLRFIAFFFVFLFHSFYTTSLEIKNDSVFKVIYDVTREGYLGVNLFFVLSGFLITYLLIEEIRLKGTIDIKAFYYRRILRIWPLYFVCVAIGFFVFPWVKNRLGDNPYEETAQLSYYLFFLANYSNMLYGVSTPVLAVLWSVCIEEQFYLIWPVLVKYTPVTRMPLLLYSIIGLSTLVRIGTLHFGHGLTEDTFSVISDMAIGGLAAWLVLENKQFLCAIENLPKYIIVAIYLVLVWFIYNREIFSDLNMYWLAIDRLVLAVLFAFVILEQNFSRNSFYKLGDFKRISSLGKYTYGLYCLHFLALLVAYKISFKLGANNSVAGVVFFDNVLGLLIAFAMSYVSYHFFEMYFLKLKSRFSYISKD from the coding sequence ATGAAAAAGATTTTCTTTCCCCATCTAGATGGGTTGCGATTTATTGCATTCTTTTTTGTATTCCTTTTTCATAGTTTTTACACTACCAGTTTAGAGATTAAGAATGATTCTGTCTTTAAGGTAATTTATGATGTAACTAGAGAAGGATATTTGGGAGTAAATTTGTTTTTTGTTTTAAGTGGGTTTTTGATAACGTATTTACTTATAGAAGAGATAAGGTTAAAAGGAACTATTGATATTAAAGCGTTCTATTATAGAAGAATATTACGGATTTGGCCTTTGTACTTCGTTTGCGTAGCCATTGGTTTTTTTGTTTTCCCTTGGGTAAAAAATAGATTAGGAGATAACCCTTATGAAGAAACAGCACAGCTTTCCTATTATCTTTTCTTTTTAGCTAATTACAGCAATATGTTATATGGAGTAAGTACTCCTGTCTTAGCTGTGCTATGGTCAGTATGTATAGAAGAACAGTTTTATTTAATCTGGCCTGTGCTGGTAAAGTACACACCCGTAACACGAATGCCTTTATTGCTTTACTCAATCATTGGCCTAAGTACTTTGGTTAGAATTGGAACGCTTCATTTTGGGCATGGACTTACAGAAGATACTTTTAGTGTGATATCAGATATGGCCATTGGTGGTTTAGCAGCTTGGCTTGTATTAGAGAATAAACAATTCCTTTGTGCAATTGAAAACTTGCCAAAATATATCATTGTAGCTATTTACCTGGTATTAGTTTGGTTTATCTACAACCGGGAGATCTTCTCTGACTTAAACATGTATTGGTTGGCCATTGACAGATTGGTCTTGGCTGTTTTGTTTGCTTTCGTTATTCTGGAACAGAATTTTTCTCGAAATTCTTTCTATAAGTTAGGTGATTTCAAACGGATTTCCTCATTGGGGAAATATACTTACGGCTTGTACTGCCTTCATTTTTTGGCATTACTAGTGGCCTATAAAATCTCTTTCAAATTAGGAGCAAATAACAGTGTGGCAGGAGTTGTCTTCTTTGATAACGTTTTAGGCTTGCTTATTGCTTTTGCCATGAGTTATGTGAGTTATCATTTCTTTGAAATGTATTTTCTTAAACTTAAAAGTAGATTTTCTTATATCTCCAAAGATTAA
- a CDS encoding glycosyltransferase family 8 protein, giving the protein MNSVLISPINIALAFDKNFVTPAYVFLTSIFYNNKESNFVFHIIATGLEKSEIKELEDFIKQNKSKVFFYNIDENLAQEFVIPSNSHFTIATYYRLFFPALVPRDIDKLLYVDVDTIVVGKMRQFLEKDLGSFPVAAVADNVFTTRPELGIFETGKYFNAGVLLMNLPVWKNQQISEKAISFLQEFPEKIQFVDQDALNAVLNNNWLPLESKFNLMYVDFPQEMPQSQFNYFLSDKIIIHFSSRFKPWHVYSPNRLNYLYHYYKSLSPKAKDKKYSDYKFSHKVFFDLTKNKLVNFYYNHPWIVRFWRRLKSN; this is encoded by the coding sequence ATGAATTCAGTGTTAATTAGTCCTATAAATATTGCTTTAGCGTTTGATAAAAATTTTGTTACTCCTGCTTATGTGTTTTTAACATCAATTTTTTATAATAATAAAGAAAGCAACTTTGTTTTTCATATAATAGCTACTGGTCTAGAAAAAAGTGAAATAAAAGAACTTGAAGATTTTATTAAGCAAAATAAATCAAAAGTTTTTTTTTATAATATAGATGAAAATCTGGCCCAAGAATTTGTAATTCCCTCAAATTCCCATTTTACTATAGCAACTTACTATCGGTTATTCTTCCCGGCATTAGTGCCTAGAGATATTGATAAACTTCTTTATGTGGATGTAGATACAATAGTAGTAGGCAAAATGAGACAGTTTTTAGAAAAAGATTTAGGCTCTTTTCCTGTGGCTGCGGTGGCCGATAATGTTTTTACGACCAGACCCGAATTAGGCATATTTGAAACGGGTAAATATTTTAATGCTGGCGTTTTGCTCATGAACTTGCCAGTTTGGAAAAACCAGCAGATTTCTGAAAAAGCGATAAGTTTTCTACAGGAGTTCCCAGAAAAGATTCAGTTTGTAGACCAAGATGCTTTAAATGCAGTTTTAAATAATAATTGGCTGCCGCTTGAGTCTAAATTTAACTTAATGTATGTAGACTTCCCCCAAGAAATGCCCCAATCTCAATTCAATTATTTTCTTTCTGATAAAATAATTATACATTTTTCATCTAGGTTTAAACCATGGCATGTTTATTCGCCTAATAGATTAAATTATTTATATCATTATTACAAAAGTTTATCTCCTAAGGCAAAAGATAAAAAGTATTCTGATTACAAATTTTCTCATAAGGTATTTTTTGATTTAACAAAAAATAAATTAGTTAATTTTTATTATAATCATCCATGGATAGTTAGGTTTTGGAGGAGATTAAAATCTAATTAG
- a CDS encoding glycosyltransferase gives MQIRKGVSVVICCYNSERRLPETLQHLFQQKISSDIEWEIIIVDNASKDNTRRVAYDLYKVSGVAVPFSVISEIKPGLNYAREAGLHASQYEYLLWVDDDNWLVNDYVMNAFRIMESNLSIGMLGGVGEPVLEVKPPSWFDSFSIVYALGKQAPHSGEILNGYVYGAGATIRKSAWIKLIEAGFKSILTDRKGASLASGGDVELGDTMRLAGYKLWFDERLLFKHYLPKDRLSWNYLIRLAKGTGESGLSAAIFYFINRHPYLSVSKFRYLYDRRVLWLFTQIIKSPIALFRYFFFQEEEKYPSTFYVARTIALFTSSLKQRSFAVQAFKDICRLKQSLR, from the coding sequence ATGCAAATTAGAAAAGGAGTAAGTGTAGTTATTTGTTGTTATAATAGCGAGAGGAGGTTGCCTGAAACATTGCAGCATTTATTTCAGCAAAAAATATCTTCTGATATTGAATGGGAAATTATTATTGTAGACAATGCATCTAAAGACAATACCAGGAGAGTTGCTTATGATCTGTATAAAGTTAGTGGGGTTGCTGTTCCTTTTAGTGTAATTAGTGAAATAAAGCCCGGATTGAATTATGCCCGGGAGGCAGGTCTTCACGCTTCACAGTATGAATATCTACTCTGGGTAGATGACGATAACTGGCTGGTGAATGATTATGTGATGAATGCATTCCGTATCATGGAGTCAAATCTCTCCATTGGAATGTTAGGTGGTGTGGGGGAACCTGTGCTAGAAGTAAAACCTCCTTCCTGGTTTGATTCCTTTAGCATAGTCTATGCTTTGGGGAAACAAGCGCCGCATTCTGGTGAAATCTTAAATGGTTATGTTTACGGAGCTGGCGCTACTATCCGTAAATCTGCCTGGATTAAATTGATTGAAGCCGGGTTTAAAAGCATTTTAACTGACCGTAAAGGGGCAAGCCTGGCTTCTGGAGGAGATGTTGAGTTAGGAGATACCATGCGTTTGGCGGGCTATAAGCTTTGGTTTGATGAGAGATTACTGTTTAAGCACTATCTACCTAAAGACCGACTTAGCTGGAATTATCTAATTCGCTTGGCAAAAGGTACTGGTGAATCCGGGCTTTCTGCTGCTATTTTTTATTTTATAAACCGGCATCCATATCTGAGTGTTTCAAAGTTCAGGTATTTATATGATAGGAGGGTGTTATGGCTTTTTACCCAAATTATTAAGAGTCCTATAGCCTTGTTTCGATATTTCTTTTTTCAGGAAGAGGAGAAGTATCCGTCTACATTCTATGTTGCGCGTACTATTGCCTTATTTACTTCTTCTCTAAAGCAAAGAAGTTTTGCCGTTCAAGCTTTTAAGGACATATGCCGCTTGAAACAAAGTTTAAGGTAA
- a CDS encoding glycosyltransferase family 2 protein — MAVTIAIPTYNRNIKLKRTVELLLPQLNPQIKLKIFDNCSDIPVSETLKDILDSGIEIERNKINIGMSGNFIKCFESCDTEWLWMLGDDDPPCANAIQIIEDVINSNANCSFINFKTITMAKDRNQSFFVNDCDELIDRIDSFGNLLYISVGLYNLKKLSSGYKTMYQYSYTLAPHMALLLSALSNSSNHKVLFSDKVIINSMAHDTNHDESWNWIVVSMAIFLLYETVFNVSHKSKVKLKKHLKTHVVGPKEMYSEIARFDPFLKNYEQDKYWYDQVFMRAKIAMTAKDWFYFLFYKLKLAFKYYIMKLRGKNKHNQELITTVYKRI; from the coding sequence ATGGCTGTTACAATAGCAATACCTACATACAATAGAAACATTAAGTTGAAAAGAACAGTTGAGTTGCTTTTGCCTCAATTAAACCCTCAAATAAAATTGAAAATATTTGATAATTGTTCAGATATTCCTGTTTCAGAAACTTTAAAAGATATCCTAGATTCAGGGATAGAAATAGAAAGGAATAAAATTAACATTGGCATGTCAGGCAACTTTATAAAATGCTTTGAAAGTTGTGATACAGAATGGCTTTGGATGTTAGGAGATGATGATCCGCCTTGTGCAAATGCCATTCAAATTATTGAAGATGTAATTAATAGTAATGCTAATTGCAGTTTTATTAATTTTAAAACAATTACAATGGCGAAAGATAGAAATCAAAGTTTTTTTGTAAATGATTGTGATGAATTAATTGATAGAATAGATAGTTTTGGTAACCTTTTGTATATATCAGTGGGTTTGTATAATCTAAAAAAACTAAGTAGTGGGTATAAAACTATGTATCAATATTCTTATACATTAGCACCACATATGGCATTGCTGCTTTCAGCTTTAAGTAATAGTAGTAATCATAAAGTTTTATTTAGTGATAAGGTAATTATAAATTCTATGGCTCATGATACAAACCATGATGAGAGTTGGAATTGGATTGTAGTAAGTATGGCTATTTTTTTGCTATATGAAACTGTTTTTAATGTTTCGCATAAAAGTAAAGTGAAATTAAAAAAACATTTAAAAACACATGTTGTTGGCCCAAAGGAAATGTATTCTGAAATAGCTAGATTTGACCCATTCTTAAAAAATTATGAACAGGATAAGTATTGGTATGATCAAGTATTTATGAGAGCCAAGATTGCCATGACAGCTAAAGACTGGTTTTATTTTTTATTTTATAAATTGAAACTTGCTTTTAAATATTACATTATGAAGTTGAGAGGTAAAAATAAGCATAATCAAGAATTAATTACAACTGTTTATAAAAGAATTTAA
- a CDS encoding glycosyltransferase family 61 protein: protein MKAAISQIIKIINTFFFKVVKLGDNPHLKGKVLKHMHSQSFPYRGVFIPSVPEEAKTSLQMYANRLKEEYIYTYSGRVIIEPVFGWSIIAYRNLVKESVYSFNDEVKVPFPSIAQYFKPTKKVVTVDSAVVVRLGWFNYWHFFNDILGAILLLRKEGLLQSNVSILIPEGLSKMSYFIQSLELSDELRSYNWVVQDENTYVESSSTIYCRVLDNHRKQFDEVIKLFEPYLVKRATAAKIFVTRRGTKLRRLENFCEIEELVQSYGYTVIACEELSLKEQIEVFHNASHIIGVHGAGLTNIIFRRSQQLNLLEIFPENNIPPNFFWLSASYGFSYNAVVGSKEVNGSFYLDPLKLESLLLGK from the coding sequence ATGAAGGCAGCTATTTCACAAATAATTAAAATTATCAATACTTTTTTCTTTAAAGTAGTAAAGCTTGGTGATAATCCGCATCTAAAAGGTAAGGTGCTCAAACATATGCATTCCCAATCTTTTCCTTACAGAGGAGTTTTTATACCCTCTGTCCCAGAAGAAGCTAAGACATCACTACAGATGTATGCAAACAGGCTTAAGGAAGAATATATCTATACTTACAGTGGTAGGGTGATCATCGAACCCGTGTTTGGATGGTCAATTATAGCTTACAGAAATTTGGTTAAAGAGTCTGTTTACTCTTTTAATGATGAAGTAAAGGTACCATTCCCTTCCATTGCTCAGTATTTCAAGCCAACAAAGAAAGTAGTAACAGTAGATTCTGCTGTTGTGGTAAGGTTAGGATGGTTTAATTATTGGCATTTTTTTAATGATATACTTGGTGCCATTCTCCTTTTAAGAAAAGAAGGATTATTGCAGTCTAATGTAAGCATCCTTATCCCAGAAGGATTGTCTAAAATGTCTTATTTCATTCAAAGCTTAGAGTTATCTGATGAACTTAGGAGTTACAACTGGGTAGTACAAGATGAGAATACCTATGTTGAATCAAGCTCTACTATTTATTGCCGGGTTCTGGATAACCATAGAAAGCAGTTTGACGAAGTGATTAAGTTATTTGAACCGTATTTAGTCAAAAGAGCTACAGCAGCCAAAATCTTTGTAACCAGACGAGGAACAAAGCTTCGCCGCTTAGAAAACTTTTGTGAAATTGAAGAACTAGTCCAATCCTATGGATATACAGTTATTGCATGTGAAGAGCTTTCTTTGAAAGAACAAATAGAGGTTTTTCATAATGCTAGTCATATCATAGGTGTGCATGGCGCTGGGTTAACAAACATCATCTTTAGGAGATCACAACAATTAAATCTCTTAGAGATTTTTCCAGAAAACAATATACCACCAAATTTCTTCTGGCTTTCAGCGTCTTATGGTTTTTCTTACAATGCTGTTGTTGGTAGTAAGGAAGTAAATGGTTCTTTTTATCTAGATCCTCTTAAACTAGAAAGCTTATTACTTGGTAAGTAG
- a CDS encoding glycosyltransferase family 2 protein has protein sequence MFVSVIIPNFNHARFLEQRIESVLNQTYNNFEVIILDDCSLDNSIEVIERYRGHPKVSHIVYNKNNSGSTFKQWNKGVSLAIGEWIWFAESDDFCELNFLEIVINNIKNNCVISFSQSNQVDESGTVLRDMLWHTDSVSTTHWLADYYNSGKDETLRYLLHKNTIPNASGVIFKKDAYLQVDRDFEKMKQCGDWLLWVKLLNLGDISFTTNKLNYFRSHSATTRTWDNYSKRKRRFEEELDVIVTIGRFYPDEYLKIDERKKSHFMTYAAAFTKKELIEAVFNYESYIGKTSFFEVLYYYFYFYFTSKKKHI, from the coding sequence ATGTTTGTAAGTGTAATCATTCCTAACTTTAATCATGCACGTTTTTTAGAACAACGTATTGAATCAGTTTTAAATCAAACATATAACAATTTTGAGGTAATCATTCTAGATGATTGTTCATTAGATAATAGCATAGAAGTAATAGAACGGTATAGAGGGCATCCTAAGGTTTCCCATATTGTTTATAATAAAAATAACAGCGGTTCAACATTTAAGCAATGGAATAAAGGTGTAAGTTTGGCTATTGGGGAATGGATTTGGTTTGCAGAAAGCGATGATTTCTGTGAATTAAATTTTCTAGAAATAGTTATAAATAATATAAAAAATAATTGTGTTATTTCATTTAGCCAGTCTAATCAGGTTGATGAATCAGGAACAGTTTTAAGGGATATGTTGTGGCATACTGATAGCGTAAGTACGACACACTGGTTGGCAGATTATTATAATAGTGGTAAGGATGAAACTTTAAGGTATCTATTGCACAAGAATACTATTCCGAATGCAAGTGGTGTAATATTTAAAAAAGATGCCTATTTGCAAGTAGATAGAGATTTTGAAAAAATGAAACAATGTGGTGATTGGCTTTTATGGGTAAAATTGTTAAACCTTGGTGATATTTCGTTTACTACAAATAAATTAAATTATTTCCGTAGCCATAGTGCTACAACTAGGACTTGGGATAACTATAGTAAGCGAAAAAGAAGATTTGAAGAAGAGTTAGATGTTATCGTTACAATAGGGCGCTTTTACCCTGATGAATATCTTAAAATAGATGAAAGAAAAAAAAGCCATTTCATGACCTATGCTGCAGCCTTTACAAAAAAAGAGTTAATTGAGGCTGTATTTAATTATGAAAGTTACATAGGTAAAACATCTTTTTTTGAAGTCTTGTATTATTACTTTTATTTTTACTTCACTTCAAAGAAAAAACATATTTGA
- a CDS encoding DUF6625 family protein, with translation MRNKVALVVPYFGNFPSYFDYFLETCLHNPDFQFLIFSDNHLPRGREFKNVTYIPFTLAQFNELASKQLHIPVNLKTGYKLCDIKPMYGKIFETYLYQFDFWGYCDIDIIFGDLRKIITDELLDSYDIISTNFRFMAGPFSLYRNENPINTSFMASKDYKRILQEDKVFLFDEASNVISKLWEGYSIFDFPSEVESITHVFKKENNPFKVLFAPLISERLLNRKRLVWEKGVLMDLNGVEFHIFHFLVYKSKVTFSTPPLVIGEKFYFTEHGIFQPNLRSFSIDWFNSILTNTLSKIKRKLKF, from the coding sequence ATGAGAAATAAAGTCGCGTTAGTTGTTCCTTACTTCGGAAATTTCCCTTCCTACTTTGATTATTTTCTAGAAACCTGTTTACATAATCCGGACTTTCAGTTCTTGATCTTCTCAGATAACCACTTACCACGTGGAAGAGAGTTCAAAAATGTAACTTATATACCATTTACTCTGGCGCAGTTCAATGAGTTAGCAAGTAAGCAGTTACATATACCTGTAAACCTTAAAACAGGCTATAAATTATGCGATATCAAGCCCATGTATGGGAAAATCTTTGAAACTTATTTGTATCAGTTTGATTTCTGGGGTTATTGTGATATTGATATCATTTTTGGTGATCTTAGAAAAATAATAACTGATGAACTTTTGGATTCTTATGATATAATTTCTACTAATTTTAGATTCATGGCTGGCCCGTTTTCTTTGTATAGGAATGAGAATCCTATCAATACAAGTTTTATGGCTAGTAAAGATTATAAACGTATTCTGCAAGAAGATAAAGTTTTCTTGTTTGATGAAGCAAGTAATGTAATAAGTAAGTTGTGGGAAGGTTATAGTATCTTTGATTTTCCAAGTGAGGTAGAAAGTATTACCCACGTTTTTAAAAAAGAAAATAATCCGTTCAAGGTTTTGTTTGCTCCATTAATAAGCGAACGACTTTTAAATAGAAAAAGGTTGGTATGGGAAAAAGGGGTATTAATGGATTTAAATGGAGTGGAGTTCCATATATTTCATTTTCTAGTTTATAAAAGTAAGGTAACGTTTAGTACTCCTCCACTGGTGATAGGTGAAAAATTTTATTTTACCGAGCATGGTATATTTCAACCAAATCTAAGATCTTTTTCTATTGATTGGTTTAATTCTATTTTAACAAATACATTATCAAAAATAAAAAGGAAGCTAAAGTTTTGA
- a CDS encoding glycosyltransferase: protein MKTILLLIPNLGYGGAQRVFHDHSTELSKKYKVYDCVFNKDDGVAYPTSNELIDMQVPGGGNIFLKIYYFWLRIHRLKKIKKHYKIDVCISHLEGADYVNVLSKVGEKNVICVHGSKLHDKDISGPVGWIRKKIFMPILYKIPDKIVTVSRDINQELIMGFGVDAGKVITINNFFDLEKIHASASMPLEDAYLPIFKEGKVLINSGRLVAQKNQLPLLPVMASLRKKGFNCKLVIVGDGDLRETLIQKGREMGLRIYDTCSGVALSEDYDVYFLGFHDNPFKFISKANVFVFPSSWEGFPMALGEAMICGLPVISTDCPTGPREMLAPSTAIPAQAMTNPEFAEFGVLMPMFQDHNFDFNVENWSNTIGALLDNEVLAQKYSSQSKIRMNDFSKENVFKKWEAIIDDF, encoded by the coding sequence TTGAAGACAATTCTACTATTGATTCCTAATCTTGGATACGGAGGGGCACAGCGGGTCTTTCATGATCATAGCACTGAATTAAGCAAGAAATACAAAGTATACGACTGTGTATTCAACAAAGATGATGGGGTTGCTTATCCAACTTCAAATGAGTTGATAGACATGCAAGTGCCCGGAGGGGGAAATATCTTTTTAAAGATTTATTACTTCTGGTTAAGAATTCACCGGCTTAAGAAAATTAAGAAGCACTATAAGATAGATGTTTGTATCAGTCACCTTGAAGGAGCAGACTATGTAAACGTATTAAGCAAGGTAGGAGAGAAGAATGTTATCTGTGTACACGGTTCTAAGTTACACGATAAAGACATTTCTGGGCCTGTTGGCTGGATCAGGAAAAAAATTTTTATGCCTATTCTGTATAAGATCCCAGATAAAATTGTAACGGTAAGCAGAGATATCAATCAGGAGTTGATAATGGGTTTTGGTGTTGATGCTGGTAAGGTTATCACTATCAATAACTTTTTTGATCTGGAAAAGATTCATGCTTCTGCTTCAATGCCTTTGGAAGACGCCTATCTGCCCATCTTCAAGGAGGGGAAAGTTTTGATCAATTCAGGACGCTTGGTAGCGCAAAAAAATCAATTACCCTTGTTGCCTGTCATGGCTAGTTTGAGAAAAAAAGGGTTCAACTGTAAGTTAGTCATAGTGGGCGATGGCGATTTGCGGGAAACACTAATACAAAAAGGAAGGGAAATGGGCTTGCGCATATATGATACTTGTAGCGGAGTTGCTTTGAGTGAGGATTACGATGTGTACTTCTTGGGCTTTCATGATAACCCCTTTAAATTTATTAGTAAAGCAAATGTGTTTGTTTTTCCAAGCTCATGGGAAGGTTTTCCCATGGCATTGGGTGAAGCAATGATTTGTGGGTTGCCCGTAATTTCAACGGACTGTCCCACTGGGCCACGTGAAATGTTAGCTCCTTCTACTGCAATTCCTGCTCAAGCAATGACAAACCCAGAATTTGCAGAGTTTGGAGTTTTAATGCCAATGTTTCAAGACCATAACTTTGACTTTAATGTTGAGAATTGGTCCAATACTATTGGTGCATTATTAGATAATGAAGTGTTAGCACAAAAGTATAGTTCTCAGTCTAAAATACGGATGAATGACTTCAGTAAAGAAAATGTATTTAAGAAATGGGAAGCAATAATTGATGATTTTTGA
- a CDS encoding glycosyltransferase family 2 protein, with the protein MNPRVSVVLPVYNDEKYIKEAIDSILNQTFYDFELIVIDDRSTDKTSEIVKSFKDSRIRFYINQKNLGRAGSDNFALNLIKGTYVAKMDSDDVCHPERLAKQVEYLEKHPDVNVVGSWMQNFGHSSFLNKYPETAALAQAMTLFTLPVGNPSIMLRTALFHQLGMKYDEQLRQTEDFDFFARYAADLTVVTLPEALLQYRTYPNTAKKDILTERHLIANIVRENFLSKWGIEANRRELAIHHLISHLDRPLQTISLTEINLWLLKLAEFNRKKPFFDQQALLRYLAFRWFQVCYTYPQPKFGSMRHYYQSELCAYCSISSMSKLKMVFKGLQGYF; encoded by the coding sequence ATGAATCCAAGAGTATCTGTTGTTTTGCCTGTATATAATGATGAGAAGTATATCAAAGAAGCAATTGATAGTATTTTGAATCAGACATTTTATGACTTTGAGTTGATTGTTATTGATGATAGATCAACAGATAAAACATCTGAAATAGTTAAATCTTTCAAAGATTCCAGAATTAGGTTCTATATAAATCAAAAGAATTTAGGTCGTGCAGGGTCAGATAATTTTGCTTTAAATCTAATCAAAGGAACATATGTAGCCAAGATGGACAGTGATGACGTGTGTCATCCTGAAAGATTGGCGAAACAAGTTGAGTATCTTGAAAAACATCCTGACGTAAATGTAGTTGGTTCTTGGATGCAGAATTTTGGTCATAGTTCTTTTTTGAATAAGTATCCTGAAACTGCTGCTTTAGCCCAGGCTATGACTCTGTTCACATTGCCGGTTGGTAATCCCTCTATTATGCTAAGGACAGCCTTGTTTCACCAGCTAGGAATGAAGTATGATGAGCAATTACGGCAAACTGAGGATTTTGACTTTTTTGCGCGGTATGCTGCTGATTTAACTGTTGTTACATTGCCAGAAGCCTTACTTCAATACCGTACTTACCCCAACACTGCTAAAAAAGATATTTTGACAGAACGTCATCTGATAGCGAATATAGTACGTGAGAATTTCTTAAGTAAATGGGGGATTGAGGCAAATAGGCGGGAATTAGCTATTCATCATTTGATCTCACATCTGGATAGGCCTTTGCAAACAATATCTTTGACTGAAATCAATTTATGGCTTCTAAAATTAGCTGAGTTCAATAGAAAGAAACCTTTCTTTGATCAACAAGCATTGTTAAGGTACTTGGCTTTTCGCTGGTTTCAGGTATGTTATACGTATCCGCAGCCTAAGTTTGGGAGTATGAGGCACTATTACCAAAGTGAGTTGTGTGCTTATTGTTCTATTTCAAGTATGTCTAAGCTTAAAATGGTTTTCAAAGGCTTACAAGGTTATTTCTAA
- a CDS encoding glycosyltransferase family 61 protein, producing MAVLLKNLIKKVFPETILKTLYTQYITFKRSQIDTIFFPEYFLQDERFLVKHDEYPFRLTPVKKKHLDTRLQKQYTENEDWTQDEYLLVINEPCLIEPEQGWALTKTNKLIYPSLGFGRAPYVPKPSFFKLHKSKEVKYFKEIISLRDTGEKNYFHFYNDIIPKLFFLREKVGISDQVPVLVSRVLYESKYFQYFFTRSFLQKLTWVIQDDFYIESQKTYFCKPLTHTKKYFNRFLEFAPDLTTEPAGNDRIFITRSRTSTRFIENKEEVEALCKTFGFEVVDFEGMPLEEQMRTFARARFAIGVHGAGLTNMIYRRSKPMSLLEIFPPGEYFPFHYILLATLYGYHYDGFIGEKGTTKFLPGFYLNLEKFENKLKSFVAS from the coding sequence ATGGCAGTATTGCTCAAGAATCTTATAAAGAAAGTATTTCCAGAAACTATCTTAAAGACCTTATATACTCAGTATATTACCTTTAAACGCAGTCAAATAGATACAATTTTCTTTCCTGAATATTTTTTACAGGATGAAAGATTTCTGGTAAAACATGATGAATATCCATTTAGGCTCACTCCGGTAAAGAAAAAACATCTTGATACCCGACTCCAAAAGCAATATACTGAGAATGAAGACTGGACCCAAGATGAATACCTGTTGGTAATAAACGAGCCATGCCTCATTGAGCCGGAACAAGGATGGGCTTTAACAAAGACAAATAAATTAATTTACCCATCACTGGGTTTTGGCCGTGCACCCTATGTGCCCAAGCCTTCTTTCTTCAAGTTGCATAAAAGTAAAGAGGTAAAATACTTCAAAGAAATAATTTCTTTACGAGACACAGGGGAGAAGAACTATTTTCATTTCTATAATGACATCATTCCTAAGCTTTTCTTTTTAAGAGAAAAGGTAGGAATTTCAGATCAGGTTCCGGTATTAGTTTCCAGGGTTCTCTATGAGTCAAAGTATTTTCAGTATTTTTTTACAAGGTCATTCCTGCAGAAACTTACTTGGGTGATACAAGATGATTTTTATATTGAATCTCAGAAAACCTATTTTTGTAAGCCCCTTACCCATACCAAAAAATATTTTAACCGATTTCTGGAATTTGCCCCAGACCTTACAACTGAGCCAGCTGGTAATGATAGAATCTTTATTACCCGTAGCAGGACCTCTACCCGTTTTATAGAAAATAAAGAAGAAGTGGAGGCCCTTTGCAAGACTTTTGGCTTTGAAGTGGTTGATTTTGAAGGTATGCCGCTGGAAGAACAGATGCGGACCTTTGCCCGTGCAAGGTTTGCGATTGGTGTGCATGGTGCGGGCTTAACTAATATGATTTATCGTAGGTCTAAACCTATGTCCCTGCTTGAGATTTTTCCACCTGGTGAATATTTTCCTTTTCATTATATCTTATTAGCAACGCTCTATGGGTACCATTATGATGGCTTTATTGGTGAAAAAGGTACTACTAAGTTCTTGCCTGGATTCTATCTGAATTTAGAAAAATTTGAAAATAAATTAAAATCGTTTGTCGCTTCTTAG